One region of Chryseobacterium sp. C-71 genomic DNA includes:
- the ribA gene encoding GTP cyclohydrolase II gives MIKIQAEANVPTDHGNFRMIAFSEESSDWMPHMAIIAEHTDFSKPINVRFHSECITGEVFHSQKCECGQQLDAAMKYTHEHGGIIVYLRQEGRNIGIINKLKAYSLQEKGFDTVEANLKLGLPADDRNFSVAIDILNILNVKNINLLTNNPEKVKFVEQSNINLNSRIPLQIPANDSSRGYLQTKKDYFGHILDEQD, from the coding sequence ATGATTAAAATTCAGGCGGAAGCTAATGTCCCTACAGATCATGGGAATTTCCGAATGATCGCTTTTTCGGAAGAATCAAGTGATTGGATGCCTCATATGGCAATTATAGCCGAGCATACAGATTTTTCAAAACCTATCAATGTACGTTTCCATTCTGAATGTATCACCGGTGAAGTTTTTCACTCACAAAAATGCGAATGCGGACAGCAATTGGATGCAGCAATGAAATACACTCACGAACATGGAGGAATCATTGTTTATCTGCGTCAGGAAGGAAGAAATATTGGCATCATCAATAAATTGAAAGCTTATTCGCTTCAGGAAAAAGGCTTCGATACCGTAGAAGCCAATTTAAAATTAGGATTACCCGCAGATGACCGAAATTTCTCAGTAGCTATTGATATTTTAAATATTCTCAACGTAAAAAACATCAATCTTTTAACAAACAATCCCGAAAAGGTAAAGTTTGTAGAACAAAGTAATATCAATCTCAATTCAAGAATTCCTTTACAGATTCCAGCGAACGATTCTAGCCGCGGATATCTTCAAACAAAGAAAGATTACTTCGGACACATTTTGGATGAACAAGATTAA
- a CDS encoding DUF2851 family protein, whose product MNEKLLQYLWNFKVFTHYNFTDLDGNPIEIVDFGKWNKDSGPDFLMAKIKINNVILAGNIELHVRSSDWIFHQHYKDPNYDNIILHVVFQNDADIDELNKKNIPTLELRNHIDENIFGKYEKLLKESQFIACEDIFNPDKIPVHFHEESLLQKLEEKSAELEKDLEIHKNNYEAVLFHSLAYSFGLKVNAHLFKQIAESVDFTVFNKIRQNKTQVEALLFGISGWLEKPEDEKMKIWKREFDFLKAKFDISDLIVRPKFLRLRPPNFPTLRLSQLADLYHQHQNLFSKIINAKNADELMEIFKDIKASDYWDNHFNFGKISPIDQPKVLTKEFIELIILNSILPLKYTYHKYHNEEITEEILAFYKELSAEKNSIVDGWKNLGIKIKNALQTQSLIYHYKNYCTPKNCLNCSIGFKILKESNHV is encoded by the coding sequence ATGAACGAAAAACTATTACAGTATCTCTGGAATTTCAAAGTATTCACTCATTATAACTTCACAGATTTAGACGGAAACCCTATTGAAATAGTAGATTTCGGGAAATGGAACAAAGATTCCGGGCCTGATTTTCTGATGGCAAAAATCAAAATAAATAACGTCATTTTAGCAGGAAACATAGAACTTCACGTAAGATCTTCTGACTGGATTTTCCATCAGCATTATAAAGACCCGAATTACGATAATATCATTCTCCATGTTGTTTTTCAAAATGATGCAGACATCGATGAACTTAACAAAAAAAATATTCCAACCCTAGAATTAAGAAATCATATTGATGAAAATATTTTTGGCAAGTATGAAAAACTTTTGAAAGAAAGTCAGTTTATTGCTTGTGAAGATATCTTTAATCCTGATAAAATTCCGGTTCATTTTCATGAAGAAAGTTTATTACAGAAACTTGAAGAGAAATCTGCCGAACTTGAAAAAGATCTTGAAATTCATAAAAACAACTATGAAGCAGTCTTATTTCACAGCCTCGCCTATTCTTTTGGGTTGAAAGTGAATGCACATCTATTTAAACAAATTGCCGAAAGTGTAGATTTTACCGTTTTTAATAAAATCAGACAAAACAAAACCCAAGTTGAAGCCTTACTCTTTGGAATTTCAGGCTGGCTTGAAAAACCTGAAGACGAAAAAATGAAAATATGGAAAAGAGAATTTGATTTCCTAAAAGCTAAATTTGATATTTCTGATCTGATTGTTCGTCCGAAATTTTTGAGACTGCGGCCACCCAACTTCCCAACGCTTCGTTTATCGCAATTGGCAGACCTTTATCATCAGCATCAAAATTTATTTTCAAAAATAATCAATGCTAAGAATGCTGATGAATTGATGGAAATTTTTAAAGATATAAAAGCTTCAGATTACTGGGACAATCATTTTAATTTTGGGAAAATTTCACCTATTGACCAACCTAAAGTTTTAACTAAAGAATTTATTGAGCTGATTATACTCAACAGCATTTTACCTTTAAAATACACTTATCACAAATACCATAACGAAGAAATTACGGAAGAGATTCTGGCATTTTATAAAGAACTTTCTGCAGAAAAAAATTCAATTGTTGATGGCTGGAAAAATTTAGGTATAAAAATAAAAAATGCACTTCAGACCCAAAGTTTGATTTATCATTACAAAAATTACTGCACACCAAAAAATTGCTTAAATTGCAGCATCGGATTTAAAATTTTAAAAGAAAGCAATCATGTTTGA
- a CDS encoding carboxypeptidase regulatory-like domain-containing protein, whose amino-acid sequence MILTLFVFNNFFSQQKISGKIISENDMVITNVLVVNISNDKKTYSDAAGNFEIEASLNDEIRFSKTGYERSSKRIFDYNSPLNVVLIRIPEEIKEVEILNLTGDLNKDSKKLAKEDKVARLQKDIGLPRPPEVAREKAPELSDAFVIGFPVAAINIDALYKVINGDARRMKTVYKYEDLQRHMKWVVSRLDAEYFVSLGIPEERIREFLEFAFLENPRSLDFVKSKNINGTIFEIEKVIPKFNERMKSQTKNIAK is encoded by the coding sequence TTGATTCTTACTCTCTTTGTTTTTAATAATTTTTTCTCACAACAGAAAATTTCAGGGAAAATCATCAGCGAAAATGATATGGTCATTACCAATGTTTTGGTAGTCAATATTTCTAATGATAAAAAAACGTACAGTGATGCTGCCGGAAATTTTGAAATTGAAGCTTCTTTAAATGACGAGATCAGATTTTCAAAAACAGGATATGAGAGATCTTCAAAACGTATTTTTGATTATAATTCCCCATTAAATGTTGTTCTAATTAGAATCCCGGAAGAGATAAAAGAAGTTGAAATTCTAAATCTTACAGGAGATTTAAATAAAGATTCTAAAAAGCTTGCTAAAGAAGATAAAGTTGCAAGATTGCAAAAAGATATTGGTCTTCCAAGACCTCCTGAAGTCGCGAGAGAAAAAGCTCCTGAACTTTCAGATGCATTTGTGATTGGTTTTCCGGTTGCGGCGATTAATATTGATGCTTTGTACAAAGTAATCAATGGAGATGCCCGCAGAATGAAGACTGTATATAAATATGAAGACCTGCAAAGGCATATGAAATGGGTGGTAAGCAGGCTTGATGCTGAATATTTTGTGAGTTTAGGAATTCCTGAAGAGCGAATCAGAGAGTTTTTAGAATTCGCTTTTCTCGAAAATCCAAGATCATTAGATTTTGTGAAATCCAAGAATATTAATGGGACAATTTTCGAAATTGAAAAAGTAATTCCCAAATTTAATGAAAGAATGAAATCTCAAACAAAAAATATTGCCAAGTGA
- a CDS encoding PspC family transcriptional regulator, giving the protein MFDNLRHKMEREWFGVLTRMGAKLGIPVSKLRVFFIYSTFATAGFFFLIYLGLAFTLWIKDIFITRRPSVFDL; this is encoded by the coding sequence ATGTTTGATAATCTTCGTCACAAGATGGAAAGAGAATGGTTTGGAGTACTCACGAGAATGGGTGCCAAATTAGGAATTCCAGTTTCTAAACTGCGGGTTTTCTTCATCTACTCTACTTTTGCGACGGCAGGATTTTTCTTTTTAATCTACCTTGGGCTGGCTTTCACGCTTTGGATCAAAGATATTTTTATCACAAGAAGACCAAGTGTTTTTGATTTATAA
- the bshA gene encoding N-acetyl-alpha-D-glucosaminyl L-malate synthase BshA — protein MKIGILCYPTYGGSGIVATELGMSLANKGYEVHFISSALPARLDITNPNIFFHKVNVQTYPLFQYQPYDIALSSMIYRVVNLYKLDLLHAHYAIPYAYAAFTAKQMLKEDNNDIPLVTTLHGTDITLVGQHPSYKHAVEFSINQSDAITSVSESLKKDTLQFFNIKKEIQVITNFIDNSEFDELNECQRTQFASPDEKILIHVSNLRPVKRVDEVLQIFKSVEKKVKSKLIIIGEGPDMEKVNSFLEENPELISKIRLLGKVNDLYRILQLSDVFLLPSEQESFGLAALEAMAAYTPVISSNAGGIPEVNIQGETGFLAEIGNVEAMSNYTIKLLSNEELLAQMKINAKEQAIKFDLKNILPIYEEMYKTTIANFVKETAKV, from the coding sequence ATGAAAATAGGCATACTTTGCTATCCAACATACGGCGGAAGCGGAATCGTGGCAACAGAACTAGGGATGTCTCTAGCCAACAAAGGATATGAGGTACACTTCATCAGTTCGGCACTTCCGGCAAGATTAGATATCACCAATCCCAATATTTTCTTTCACAAAGTTAATGTTCAGACCTACCCGCTTTTCCAATATCAGCCTTATGATATTGCATTGAGTTCAATGATTTACCGTGTTGTAAATCTTTATAAACTAGATTTGCTTCATGCACATTATGCGATTCCTTACGCTTATGCTGCGTTTACGGCAAAGCAAATGCTGAAAGAAGACAATAACGACATTCCTTTGGTGACAACACTTCACGGAACCGATATTACCTTGGTAGGACAACACCCAAGTTACAAACACGCAGTAGAATTTTCTATCAATCAGTCGGATGCGATTACTTCCGTTTCTGAAAGTCTGAAAAAAGATACCCTGCAGTTTTTTAATATTAAAAAAGAAATTCAGGTCATCACCAACTTCATCGACAATTCTGAATTTGATGAGCTTAATGAATGCCAGAGAACTCAATTTGCAAGTCCGGACGAAAAAATTCTTATCCACGTTTCCAACTTAAGACCTGTAAAGCGTGTAGATGAAGTTCTGCAGATTTTTAAAAGTGTTGAAAAGAAGGTTAAATCTAAATTAATCATCATCGGTGAAGGTCCAGACATGGAAAAAGTAAACTCTTTCTTAGAAGAGAATCCTGAATTGATTTCTAAAATCCGTCTTTTGGGTAAAGTGAATGATCTTTACAGAATTTTACAACTGTCTGACGTGTTTTTACTTCCCTCAGAGCAGGAAAGTTTCGGTTTGGCAGCTTTGGAAGCGATGGCAGCATATACGCCTGTTATCAGTTCAAATGCCGGTGGAATTCCGGAAGTAAACATTCAGGGAGAGACCGGATTTTTAGCGGAAATCGGAAACGTAGAAGCGATGAGCAATTACACGATTAAACTTCTCAGCAACGAAGAATTATTAGCTCAAATGAAAATCAACGCAAAGGAGCAGGCGATTAAATTTGACTTAAAAAATATCCTTCCTATTTACGAGGAAATGTATAAAACGACGATTGCAAATTTTGTAAAGGAAACGGCAAAAGTTTAA
- a CDS encoding GNAT family N-acetyltransferase has protein sequence MEFLQITSPDDYRVQQIYNSYASSFPEDERRDWYKFVRLFEHPQVKVISVLNEADNIGYLILWKLKNHLFVEHFEVFVEFRNQKLGSQITDYLFKNHPRIILEIEPEHLNEDSKRRFSFYQRNGLSLIDEMYIQPSYGEGKKPLELWLLSNYHPENLDEVKDEIYDVVYH, from the coding sequence ATGGAATTTTTACAAATTACTTCGCCTGACGATTACCGCGTACAACAGATTTACAACTCTTATGCTTCAAGTTTTCCTGAAGATGAAAGACGTGATTGGTACAAGTTTGTGCGTTTATTTGAACATCCACAGGTTAAGGTAATTTCAGTTCTCAATGAAGCTGATAACATTGGTTATCTCATACTTTGGAAACTGAAGAATCATCTGTTCGTAGAACATTTTGAAGTTTTTGTGGAGTTTAGAAATCAAAAACTAGGTTCGCAAATCACCGATTATTTATTTAAAAATCATCCGAGAATTATTCTGGAAATCGAGCCTGAGCATTTGAACGAAGATTCTAAACGACGTTTTTCGTTTTACCAAAGAAATGGCTTAAGTTTGATAGACGAAATGTATATTCAGCCAAGTTATGGTGAAGGTAAAAAACCGCTTGAGCTGTGGCTTTTATCCAACTATCATCCGGAAAATCTCGATGAAGTGAAAGATGAAATTTATGATGTTGTTTATCATTAA
- a CDS encoding exodeoxyribonuclease V subunit beta, whose product MNNSYTVINASAGSGKTYALVQRLLMICLRYPNQQHSIRNILALTFTNKAANEMKERILSWLGNFTADNYTENADLKNIQTAFESEGIKITIDELHFRSKKLLDYVLHNYSTLNIGTIDRFNSRLVRSFSYELGLAKNFNLEIDAEPFLIEAVDKMLDQIGENDSISNSFMDYVDYSLENNERINLNKNLYDSAKEFVKDIHYEHLKNNKSFDDSKYEDIKNTLRKEIVANKKRSVEIATQSIELFKSRNIEVEDFSQGKNGIGGFFTKIIDFYNKKRPGFPFPTHEESALNNIKKGAAAKSKHKESEIFEILEQLLENRIQLILLFIETQKKEKILSALLPLKVNKDIQDELKKIEDENDLVLLSKFNILINENLKNEPSAFIYEKVGSQFQHYFFDEFQDTSELQWQNFMPLRDHSVSTENTSFTLVGDPKQSIYRFRGGESKLMLDIINKKEISPKEAELLVLKDNWRSAKNIVQFNNELYQFHSIDLEEEHKNIFGVDAEQNSKSKIEGRVKVSLIENLTKEDFYNDVSEKMQKDIQECLNNGFRFSDITILCRGNFDIFSYSQKLGNLKVNYRGEETNIKTISDKGLTLELSNTLQAVIQFLRWETNPKNKPHLIMLMFYLNRLGRITMNDFSLDIKEILGINTHEEILEFIQNKYALKLKQDNFPKFNLYNFVEYYINEFAVENKETDFLLNFLEMLFNFTQNAGASTKEFLKYWDEEASKHTIQASENIDAIQIMTIHKAKGLEFPVVFIPLENKNSDSQFNNWFDTDDDEALKSVNINQFNKNLEAYDPEIEKFNKINSYKNFVDRLCLQYVATTRPVEQLFFYLQKANKTSNNLEILEFIQSKNTENLDEFDLYETKPEMLLKHTKHKTSTYKTKDIENLNSKHEKSTSIKIATPSKTYQERNKKVRTGIFVHELLSKINTEKDIEKVLESYTLEGQITLEEKEEIHLALKEIITKHSEFFDEKWEVINEKDIMISERGISKIYRPDRILKGDEGCIIVDFKTGQESEKNEKQLERYKAVLESLGMKVLKTQLIYL is encoded by the coding sequence ATGAACAATTCTTATACGGTCATCAATGCCTCTGCTGGCTCCGGGAAAACCTATGCACTCGTGCAGAGGCTTCTGATGATTTGTCTGCGATATCCCAATCAGCAGCATTCTATTCGTAATATTTTGGCGTTGACGTTCACCAACAAAGCAGCGAATGAGATGAAAGAAAGAATTTTGTCGTGGCTGGGAAATTTTACAGCAGACAATTATACTGAGAATGCAGATTTAAAAAATATTCAGACCGCTTTTGAAAGTGAAGGCATAAAAATTACGATTGATGAACTTCATTTCAGATCAAAAAAACTATTGGATTACGTTCTTCATAACTATTCCACTTTAAATATCGGAACGATCGACCGTTTTAATTCTCGGCTGGTCCGAAGCTTTTCTTATGAATTAGGTTTGGCTAAAAATTTTAATCTTGAGATTGATGCAGAGCCTTTTCTGATTGAAGCGGTTGACAAAATGCTCGACCAGATTGGGGAAAACGACAGCATTTCAAACTCATTCATGGATTATGTGGATTACAGTCTTGAGAATAATGAGCGAATTAATTTAAATAAAAACCTTTACGATTCTGCAAAAGAATTTGTAAAAGACATTCATTACGAACATCTTAAAAACAACAAAAGCTTCGACGACAGCAAATACGAAGACATTAAAAATACGCTTCGAAAAGAAATTGTTGCTAACAAAAAACGTTCAGTAGAAATTGCGACCCAATCGATTGAACTTTTTAAATCAAGAAATATTGAAGTTGAAGATTTTTCTCAAGGCAAAAATGGTATTGGCGGATTTTTCACTAAAATTATAGATTTCTATAACAAAAAAAGACCTGGATTTCCATTTCCTACACATGAAGAAAGTGCTTTAAACAATATTAAAAAAGGAGCGGCAGCAAAATCAAAACATAAAGAGTCAGAGATTTTTGAGATTCTCGAGCAGCTTTTAGAAAACAGAATACAGCTGATTCTCCTATTTATTGAAACTCAAAAAAAAGAGAAGATTCTGTCGGCTTTGCTTCCTTTAAAAGTTAATAAAGACATTCAGGATGAGCTGAAAAAGATTGAAGATGAAAATGATTTGGTACTCCTATCAAAATTCAACATCCTCATCAACGAAAATCTAAAGAATGAACCGTCAGCTTTTATTTATGAAAAAGTAGGTTCCCAGTTTCAGCATTATTTCTTTGATGAATTTCAGGATACCTCCGAGTTGCAGTGGCAGAACTTCATGCCGTTGAGAGATCACAGTGTTTCGACAGAAAACACTTCTTTCACATTGGTTGGCGACCCGAAACAGAGTATTTACCGTTTCAGAGGTGGAGAAAGTAAATTAATGCTTGATATTATCAATAAAAAAGAAATTTCTCCTAAAGAAGCTGAATTATTAGTCTTAAAGGACAATTGGCGAAGTGCGAAGAATATCGTTCAGTTTAATAATGAGCTTTATCAATTTCACTCAATCGATTTAGAAGAAGAGCATAAAAATATTTTCGGAGTTGATGCTGAGCAGAATTCAAAATCTAAAATCGAGGGTCGTGTAAAAGTTAGTTTAATTGAAAACCTTACGAAAGAAGATTTTTACAATGATGTTTCTGAGAAAATGCAGAAAGATATTCAGGAATGTCTCAATAACGGATTCAGATTTTCAGACATCACGATTCTTTGCCGTGGCAACTTTGATATTTTCAGTTATTCGCAGAAATTGGGAAATTTAAAAGTCAATTATCGAGGTGAAGAAACAAATATCAAAACGATTTCTGATAAAGGTTTGACGTTAGAATTATCAAATACTTTGCAGGCAGTCATTCAGTTTTTAAGATGGGAAACCAACCCAAAAAACAAACCTCATCTGATTATGTTGATGTTTTATCTGAACCGTTTGGGCAGAATTACGATGAATGATTTCAGTTTAGATATTAAAGAAATTCTTGGGATCAATACTCACGAAGAAATTTTAGAATTTATTCAAAACAAATATGCTTTAAAACTGAAACAGGATAATTTCCCAAAATTTAATCTCTACAATTTTGTTGAATATTACATCAACGAATTTGCAGTTGAAAATAAGGAAACCGATTTTCTCTTAAATTTCCTTGAAATGCTTTTCAATTTCACTCAAAATGCCGGAGCAAGCACAAAAGAATTTTTGAAATATTGGGATGAAGAAGCTTCAAAACACACTATTCAGGCTTCTGAAAACATTGATGCCATTCAGATTATGACCATTCATAAAGCAAAAGGTCTGGAGTTTCCTGTGGTTTTCATTCCTTTGGAAAATAAAAATTCTGACAGTCAGTTCAATAATTGGTTTGATACAGACGACGATGAAGCCTTGAAGTCAGTGAACATTAATCAGTTTAACAAAAATCTTGAAGCTTACGATCCGGAAATTGAGAAATTTAATAAAATTAATTCCTACAAAAATTTCGTTGACCGACTTTGCCTGCAATATGTTGCGACTACAAGACCTGTAGAACAACTTTTCTTTTATCTTCAAAAAGCCAATAAAACCTCGAATAATCTGGAGATTTTAGAATTTATTCAATCTAAAAACACGGAGAATCTCGATGAGTTTGATTTGTACGAAACAAAGCCTGAAATGCTGTTGAAACACACCAAACACAAAACTTCAACGTACAAAACTAAAGACATAGAAAACCTGAATAGCAAACATGAAAAAAGCACTTCAATAAAAATTGCAACGCCATCAAAAACTTATCAGGAAAGAAATAAAAAAGTGCGAACCGGAATTTTTGTCCACGAACTTTTATCAAAAATAAATACTGAAAAAGACATCGAAAAAGTCTTGGAATCTTACACTTTGGAAGGACAGATCACTTTGGAGGAAAAGGAAGAGATTCACCTCGCTTTAAAAGAAATTATCACAAAACACTCTGAATTTTTTGATGAAAAATGGGAAGTGATTAACGAAAAGGACATTATGATTTCTGAAAGAGGAATTAGTAAGATTTACCGTCCTGACCGTATTTTGAAAGGCGACGAAGGTTGTATTATTGTAGATTTTAAAACCGGACAAGAATCTGAAAAGAACGAAAAACAGCTGGAAAGGTATAAAGCTGTGCTTGAGAGTTTGGGAATGAAAGTTTTAAAAACTCAATTGATTTATTTGTAG
- a CDS encoding glycoside hydrolase family 3 protein → MNKVAFQLLFILLFINSQVSAQYQPKNISLSDQKKAQQWVDKTYNSLSQDEKLGQLFIVALYTNKDENHINQVRNIVTNDKIGGLILMQDDAAREINLVNEFQQKSKIPLMIGMDAEWGLYQRIATAHKFPWAMTLGAIQDKNLIYQMAAKIAEDCKRMGINWDFAPVVDVSTNPNNPIIGNRSFGSEVSNVTQSALSYSNGLQDNNILAAIKHFPGHGDTNTDSHLDLPVVSHNLDRLNAIELAPFKSLMDKGIGGVMVAHLYVPSLESGKGIPASISKNIITGLLKEKFGYKGLIITDALNMGAVANKYKPGELDALAFKAGNDIMLFSQGVAEGKKLIQKAIVNGEISQARVEESVKKILLTKYFLGLNQYTPKNPENVNQDINNDSHKILVQNLYANALTLIKDEKKLLPLNCKNTCYYVPLEEAPYQTFADQLNLNSTVIIKKASEIKTIPANSTVIVGFHKDNSTAYKPYKISADSKKVLADLAKNQNVILNVFGSAYALKDIDLSKVSTVLVSYENNDDSMTATANAINGKTKISGKLPVLVNDQLKAGMGITLEAPQFSKSTEFTTSK, encoded by the coding sequence ATGAACAAAGTAGCTTTTCAATTACTCTTCATTTTACTGTTTATCAATTCACAAGTTTCAGCTCAGTATCAGCCGAAAAACATATCTCTTTCAGATCAAAAGAAAGCCCAGCAATGGGTTGATAAAACCTACAATTCGCTTTCTCAGGACGAAAAGCTAGGTCAGCTGTTTATTGTTGCACTTTACACCAATAAAGATGAAAACCATATCAATCAGGTTAGAAACATTGTCACCAATGATAAAATTGGAGGATTAATTCTGATGCAGGATGATGCCGCAAGAGAAATTAACTTAGTGAACGAATTTCAGCAAAAATCTAAAATCCCTTTGATGATCGGGATGGATGCTGAATGGGGTTTATACCAAAGAATCGCAACGGCACATAAATTTCCTTGGGCGATGACTTTGGGAGCCATTCAGGATAAAAATTTGATTTATCAGATGGCAGCAAAAATTGCTGAAGACTGCAAAAGAATGGGCATCAACTGGGATTTTGCACCTGTTGTAGACGTTAGTACCAATCCAAACAATCCGATTATAGGGAACAGAAGTTTTGGGTCTGAAGTTTCTAATGTCACACAATCTGCACTCTCCTATTCTAATGGTTTGCAGGATAATAATATTCTAGCAGCAATCAAGCATTTTCCGGGACATGGTGACACGAATACCGACTCACATCTTGATCTTCCAGTGGTTTCACATAATTTAGACAGATTAAACGCAATCGAATTAGCACCTTTCAAATCTTTAATGGATAAAGGCATTGGCGGAGTGATGGTTGCGCATCTTTACGTTCCAAGCTTAGAATCTGGAAAAGGAATTCCTGCGTCGATTTCAAAAAATATCATCACAGGTTTACTGAAAGAAAAATTCGGATATAAAGGTTTAATTATTACTGACGCTTTAAATATGGGAGCCGTTGCTAACAAATACAAACCTGGCGAATTAGATGCATTGGCTTTCAAAGCCGGAAACGACATCATGCTTTTCTCACAAGGCGTTGCAGAAGGTAAAAAACTCATTCAGAAAGCGATTGTCAATGGAGAAATTTCTCAGGCAAGAGTCGAAGAAAGTGTAAAGAAAATTCTACTGACTAAATATTTTTTAGGATTAAATCAATACACTCCTAAAAATCCTGAAAACGTCAATCAAGACATCAATAATGATTCTCACAAAATATTAGTTCAGAATCTTTACGCAAATGCTCTAACATTAATAAAAGATGAGAAAAAATTACTTCCTCTGAACTGTAAAAACACTTGTTACTACGTTCCATTGGAAGAGGCACCTTACCAGACTTTTGCGGATCAATTAAATTTAAATTCAACGGTTATCATTAAAAAAGCTTCGGAAATAAAAACAATTCCTGCAAATTCTACAGTGATTGTTGGTTTTCATAAAGACAATTCTACCGCTTACAAACCTTATAAAATTTCAGCTGATTCTAAAAAGGTTTTGGCAGATTTAGCTAAAAATCAAAATGTAATACTGAATGTTTTTGGAAGCGCTTATGCTTTGAAAGATATAGATTTATCTAAAGTCTCTACCGTCTTGGTATCTTACGAAAACAATGATGACTCTATGACCGCAACGGCAAATGCTATCAACGGAAAAACAAAAATATCAGGTAAGCTTCCCGTTTTAGTCAATGACCAACTGAAAGCCGGAATGGGAATCACCTTAGAAGCTCCACAGTTTTCAAAATCAACAGAATTCACCACATCAAAATAA
- a CDS encoding carboxypeptidase-like regulatory domain-containing protein, which yields MKLKLLFILSLFFFVSINAQEYIFGKVTSEENIEMPDVTVINIRTDESVETNRDGHFMISGRQGDNLRFIKIGYDRVNTSVTKENIASPINIKLTRSAQLIDEVEIKKALTGDLKIDTKTLNPPRKVEKLKKDLAIYIKQKSDPRILAARPGEFVQPKGQGFAIGKVKDKWDDIDFMNYLVSALGYQYFNDLKIESSQVQHFIGYVLAGGFERRNILKYGYVSDADLMRFQRAVLMRISTYKSPQAQK from the coding sequence GTGAAATTAAAATTACTCTTTATCTTATCCTTATTTTTCTTTGTCAGCATCAATGCCCAGGAATATATTTTTGGGAAGGTGACTTCCGAAGAAAATATAGAAATGCCTGACGTTACGGTCATCAACATCAGAACAGATGAGAGTGTAGAGACCAATCGAGACGGACATTTTATGATTTCGGGAAGGCAAGGCGATAATCTCCGTTTCATCAAAATCGGTTATGACAGGGTTAATACCAGTGTTACCAAAGAAAATATTGCTTCACCCATCAATATTAAGTTGACAAGATCTGCACAGCTGATTGATGAAGTTGAAATTAAAAAAGCTCTGACCGGGGATTTGAAAATCGATACGAAGACTTTAAATCCGCCAAGAAAAGTTGAGAAACTAAAAAAAGATCTGGCGATTTACATAAAGCAAAAATCTGACCCGAGAATTCTTGCTGCTAGACCCGGCGAGTTTGTACAGCCAAAAGGACAAGGCTTTGCAATCGGGAAAGTGAAAGATAAATGGGACGATATCGATTTTATGAATTATTTGGTAAGTGCTTTGGGTTATCAGTATTTTAATGATTTAAAAATAGAAAGTTCTCAGGTTCAGCATTTCATTGGCTATGTATTGGCTGGCGGTTTTGAACGAAGAAATATTTTAAAATATGGTTATGTCAGTGATGCCGATTTGATGAGATTTCAGCGCGCCGTCTTAATGAGAATTTCTACTTATAAATCCCCACAAGCACAAAAATAG